Part of the Rhodococcus sp. OK302 genome is shown below.
GCGTCTCGACGCCGCTCCCGGAATCATGATCAGTGCCTTGGCCGGTCATACCGAGAGCGTCCGAAAGGCCACCGCAGCGCGGCCGTGGGACGAACTCCTGCACGATGTGCGGAGCGGGCCGCCCACATGGTCGCCCATGTACTGGCTCGACGCCCAGATCAATACCACCGAGATGTTCGTCCATCATGAGGACGTTCGACGCGCTCACCAACATTGGACCGCCCGTCCCCTGACGGTGGGGCGGCAAGCGCAACTGTGGAAATATGCGCGTCAGATCGCGAAGATGGGGTACCGCAAGGCGCCTGTCGAAGTGATCTTCGAACTGCCTTCCGGCGAGAGCGCAGTTGTGCACAAATCGGATTCACGTACCGTCGTTCTGCAGGGGGAGCCTGCAGAGCTGTTGCTGCATGCCTTCGGTCGCAACGAAGTCCTGATCGAGGCCAAAGGCGAGCTTGCCGACGTTCAATCGGTGATGAGCCTGGACCGAAGCGTCTGAATTGTCTGCCTGGGCAGCTCGCCGTCGCGAATATCACGATTCGAACGTATAAACGGTGTTGCTGGTGTTGCGGATGGTCCGGATGGGGTGGCACCGACTAGCCTGAACGACATGGCAGGTAAGTCGAGCGCCCGGGGACCTAGTACAAGCACGTCCGCGTCACGCACATCCACGTCCCAGGCATCGACCAGGTCGTTAGCATCTACTCCACCAGCGAGGGGTGCATCAAAGTCACGAACACGCACCGTTTCCACCCCACGTAACGTCACGACGTCGTCGCATGCCGGTGGTGCCAAACCTGCTCCGCGTAAGACTGCAGCCAAGAAGGCTGCGCCGGGAAAAGCCGCACCGCGAAAAGCTGCACCGCGAAAGGCGACGGGCACGTCCTCGTCCGCCCGCCGGCCCGTGTCCAAGGCGAAGCAGAGTGCCAGCCCGTTCGACGCGGTAGGCAAGGGCATTTCCAAGGGTTGGTCGTTGGCCGCCAGGGGAGTGGGGGCAACCACTCGTACCGTCGGCAAAGTCGGTGATATCGAAGCCGGCCACCGGCGCGACGGAATCGCGCTCGGACTCATCGCTTTCAGCGTTGTCATCGCGGGAAGTGTGTGGTTTGCAGCCGGCGGTCCGATCGGCGGTGGAATCGCGACGGCCGTGCGTGCGGTGGTCGGAGCGGTGTCGGCGGTCCTGCCGATTCTCTGCGTGGGCATCGCGATCCTGCTGATGCGAACTGAACCTCGACCGGAAATCCGGACACGACTGGTCATGGGGTCGCTGCTGGTCGGTCTGCCCGCGCTCGGTCTGTGGCATATCGGATCCGGTGCGAAGTCAAGTGCCGAGACGCATGAAATGGGAGCAGGCTTTGTCGGCCGGGCGGTCGGTGGACCCCTGACAGATGGTCTGACAGTGTGGCTTTCGGCGCCACTGCTCATGATCGCTGTGGGCTTCGGAATCCTCCTTCTGACCGGCACCACCCTCCGTCAGGTGCCGGGGAAGTTTCAATCCTTCTTCGGCTCGCCTTCCGATGACGACGAATTCGATGACTACGGCAGCGAATTCGACGACGACAGCTACGGCCGCGACTACGGCGGTTCATCCTATGATTCGTCGGACTTCGACGCCGACGGGTATCCGGTGGACACCTACGCGGAGCCGCCCCTACGGCCGTCCAAACGCTCGAGTCGCCGGGCACCGATCGACAACTATCCGACGGACGAATTCGAGTCCGGTGACAAGAAGACCGAGATCCTCGGATTGTGGAGTCCGGAACCCGATCCCGAACCTGCTCCTGAGGTGCCCGAGGACATTGCACCGGCCCCTGTCGTCGAAAAGCCCGTCAGCCGTCCCAAGATTCCCGCTCGTTCGGTTCCGGTTGCAAAGCCGGCACCCAAGCCTGAGCCGGAACCGGAGGAGACCGAGAGCTTTGTCACCGCTGCGGTGAGCGACAGCGACTACAACCTTCCGCCGACGTCTCTGTTGATCGAAGGCGAGCCGCCGAAGCTGCGCAGTCCGGCCAACGACGCGATGATCGAAGCGATCAGCGAAGTTCTCGAACAGTTCAAGATCGATGCTGCTGTCACAGGATTCACTCGCGGCCCGACGGTGACCCGGTACGAGGTCGAATTGGGCCCGGGCGTGAAGGTCGAGAAGATCACGGCACTCGCGCGAAACATTGCGTACGCCGTGGCCACCGACAATGTTCGTCTTCTCGCGCCGATTCCCGGCAAGTCTGCTGTCGGTATCGAGGTACCGAACTCGGACCGCGAACTGGTCCGCCTCGCCGATGTGTTGACTGCGCCGAGTATGCGCCGGGAGCGCCACCCGCTTGTCATCGGACTGGGCAAGGACATCGAAGGCGACTTCGTGCA
Proteins encoded:
- a CDS encoding TIGR03085 family metal-binding protein, with the translated sequence MTFAHDERLALVDSMADFGPDAPTLCGEWTNRDLAAHLIIRERRLDAAPGIMISALAGHTESVRKATAARPWDELLHDVRSGPPTWSPMYWLDAQINTTEMFVHHEDVRRAHQHWTARPLTVGRQAQLWKYARQIAKMGYRKAPVEVIFELPSGESAVVHKSDSRTVVLQGEPAELLLHAFGRNEVLIEAKGELADVQSVMSLDRSV
- a CDS encoding DNA translocase FtsK — encoded protein: MAGKSSARGPSTSTSASRTSTSQASTRSLASTPPARGASKSRTRTVSTPRNVTTSSHAGGAKPAPRKTAAKKAAPGKAAPRKAAPRKATGTSSSARRPVSKAKQSASPFDAVGKGISKGWSLAARGVGATTRTVGKVGDIEAGHRRDGIALGLIAFSVVIAGSVWFAAGGPIGGGIATAVRAVVGAVSAVLPILCVGIAILLMRTEPRPEIRTRLVMGSLLVGLPALGLWHIGSGAKSSAETHEMGAGFVGRAVGGPLTDGLTVWLSAPLLMIAVGFGILLLTGTTLRQVPGKFQSFFGSPSDDDEFDDYGSEFDDDSYGRDYGGSSYDSSDFDADGYPVDTYAEPPLRPSKRSSRRAPIDNYPTDEFESGDKKTEILGLWSPEPDPEPAPEVPEDIAPAPVVEKPVSRPKIPARSVPVAKPAPKPEPEPEETESFVTAAVSDSDYNLPPTSLLIEGEPPKLRSPANDAMIEAISEVLEQFKIDAAVTGFTRGPTVTRYEVELGPGVKVEKITALARNIAYAVATDNVRLLAPIPGKSAVGIEVPNSDRELVRLADVLTAPSMRRERHPLVIGLGKDIEGDFVHANLAKMPHLLVAGSTGSGKSSFVNSMLVSLLTRATPEEVRMILIDPKMVELTPYEGIPHLITPIITQPKKAAAALAWLVEEMEQRYQDMQVNKVRHIDDFNAKVKSGEISAPLGSERVYRPYPYILAIVDELADLMMTAPRDVEEAIVRITQKARAAGIHLVLATQRPSVDVVTGLIKTNVPSRLAFATSSLTDSRVILDQPGAEKLIGMGDGLFLPMGAGKPTRMQGAFITDEEISAVVDFAKNQAEPEYTEGVTAQKAGEKKDVDPDIGDDMDVLLQAVELVITSQFGSTSMLQRKLRVGFAKAGRLIDLMENRGIVGPSEGSKAREVLMKPEELDGLLWSIRGGDPEEPSSED